One part of the Bacteroidota bacterium genome encodes these proteins:
- a CDS encoding Spy/CpxP family protein refolding chaperone, with amino-acid sequence MRHLISSMVIVLAILLVLPATTFAQPGFDGPGRGRMMEKLDLTKDQETKIEALRNDHLKKMIDLRAELEKARIEMKQLLSKGEYTRTEYLNMTAKISKIHESLQNSRANHQMDVYDLLTKEQKAKWNEFRADRPGKGGMGFRGDCGNCDGKGKGFHRGGGRGFRDGRCLNR; translated from the coding sequence ATGAGACACCTAATCTCATCTATGGTTATCGTCCTTGCAATATTACTTGTCTTACCTGCAACGACATTTGCCCAACCCGGATTCGATGGTCCCGGACGCGGCAGAATGATGGAAAAACTTGACCTCACCAAAGATCAGGAAACAAAAATTGAGGCATTGAGAAATGATCACCTGAAAAAGATGATTGATCTCAGAGCTGAGCTCGAAAAAGCCAGAATAGAGATGAAACAGCTTTTATCCAAAGGTGAATACACCAGAACTGAATACCTTAACATGACTGCCAAAATCTCAAAAATTCACGAGTCATTGCAGAATTCAAGAGCCAACCATCAAATGGATGTCTATGACCTTCTCACAAAAGAACAAAAAGCCAAGTGGAATGAATTCAGAGCGGACAGACCCGGAAAAGGTGGAATGGGATTCAGAGGTGACTGTGGAAACTGTGACGGAAAAGGGAAAGGATTTCATCGCGGTGGCGGAAGAGGCTTTAGAGACGGAAGATGTTTGAACAGATAA
- a CDS encoding prolyl oligopeptidase family serine peptidase: MKKFTLLAILFLSGSIFPQIMKPQQISGKVEIKVSFDYLEYLPDGYAESDKVFPLLIFLHGSGERGNNLELVKKHGVPKHIEKGEKFPFIVIAPQCKPDEWWRGPDLVALLDLLESKYRIDKSRIYVTGLSMGGYGTWAMALEAPKRIAAIIPVCGGGLPHRICEVGGVPTWAFHGDKDDVVPLSESEKMINATKKCGVEAILTIYEGGNHNAWDATYSNPEIYQWLLKHKLP, encoded by the coding sequence ATGAAAAAATTTACTCTCCTTGCGATATTATTTCTATCCGGTTCCATTTTCCCTCAGATTATGAAACCACAGCAAATCTCCGGTAAAGTTGAAATAAAAGTTTCGTTCGACTATCTTGAATACCTGCCGGACGGTTATGCTGAAAGTGACAAGGTATTTCCTCTCCTGATTTTTTTACACGGCTCAGGCGAAAGAGGAAACAATCTTGAACTGGTAAAAAAACATGGTGTGCCGAAACATATTGAAAAAGGTGAGAAATTTCCTTTCATTGTCATAGCTCCTCAATGCAAACCTGACGAGTGGTGGAGAGGACCGGACCTTGTAGCCTTGCTCGATCTTCTTGAATCAAAATACAGGATTGACAAATCGAGGATTTATGTTACCGGCTTAAGCATGGGTGGATATGGAACCTGGGCAATGGCTCTGGAGGCACCAAAAAGAATAGCAGCAATAATCCCCGTTTGCGGCGGTGGACTCCCCCATCGGATTTGTGAAGTTGGTGGTGTACCAACCTGGGCATTTCATGGGGACAAAGATGATGTGGTACCGCTTTCCGAATCTGAAAAGATGATAAATGCCACAAAGAAATGCGGCGTTGAAGCCATACTCACTATCTACGAAGGTGGCAACCACAATGCATGGGATGCCACCTATTCAAATCCGGAAATCTATCAATGGCTTTTGAAGCATAAACTTCCTTGA